From the Pseudomonas syringae KCTC 12500 genome, the window TAAATCAGGTCGCCCGCGTCGTTATAGACCGGGGAAATAAACAGCGCATTCCAGAACGATGAACCGTCCTTGCGATAGTTGAGAATTTCAGTGGAGATATCGACGCGCTCTTCGATGGCATCGCGAATCGACTGCACCGCCGCCCGGTCAGTGTCCGGCCCTTGAAGAAACCGGCAGTTGCTCCCGATGATTTCCTCTGACGCATAGCCGGTCATTTCCAGAAATGCCTGGTTGGCAAAAATGATGGGATTGTCCGGGCGATTGGGGTCCGTCACGATCATCGGCATCCGGGTCGTTTCTACCGCCGCGAAAAAGATATCCTTTCCCTGATGTTTGATATCTCCCGTCGCCGCATTGTCGACCCGGGCTTTATTGTCCGACACTCCAGAAACTCCACGACTGTTTATTGGGCTATTGCGCCTGCTCTCTAATGGCTAGGACTGGCGAAGCCTCAAAAGGGTTCTAAAGTATCTGAAAAAAATCGAATTATATTCATTTGAAGGGGCACGCACTCCCGAAGCGCTTACTCAAACGGCAAATTTTCCATTCTTTTCTCGAATGACAGCCGCCAATTCAAGCGTGTTTTCGCGCAACGCTACCTGCAAAGGGTCAAAGATCGCCCGAGCACCCTGCCCGTCAGCATAACCCAGCAGCCCCGCCGGACAGTATCGACCGTCGTCCCAGCCCGGATAATCGAGAACGGGATACCAGCAGATACCTTGCACAGGTACGCCTGCCCTCACCGCCTTGCTGACCTCGGCACAAACGTAATTGAACCAGGGCAGACGCTGAACGTCTTCAGCACCGGTTTCAGAAATCAATATCGGTCTGGCGTATCGCCTGTGCAGCTCGCTCAACATGCCTTGAAAAGGCCTGTACTGCGGATCGTCGTGCGTAAGCTTATGGCCATTGAGCTGCCATTGATTATGCGGATAAAAGTTGACGCCCAGGATATCCAGATACTCCGGGCGGCCGCCCAGCCCAGGCCATTGCCGTCCGGATAACAGATCCCAGGCTTCGAACTGCGCCAGCCGATAACGTTCTGCTGCCGCGGCATCTGCGCCGCTCCGCGTTGCCGGTACTACATGAATCAATGGCTCGGCCTGAATAAAACGCGCGTTGGGCTCTACCGTGCGTACCGCGTCTATTGCCGCAATACTGGCCCGGACCAGTTGATGCTTGAGCTCCATGCCGCGCTGCTCGCTAGCGGGGTTGAAATAAGCCATGTCGCCCCCGGCCCAACTCCAGAACGAAATCTCATTGATCGGCGAATAAAAAGGTGCGGTCTCCCCTTCGTCTTTGACGACCTGAGCCACCGCCGCTGCAAAACGCGCAAAGTGCTCGACAAACTGCGGCCGCCAGACATCCAGATGATCTGGGTAACCGTAATGGCACAAGTCCCAGATGACTTGGGTGCCCTGATGCCGCGCAGCTCGCAGCATGGGCAGAAAACTGCTCCAGTCGTAACAATCTGGACGGGCTTCAATCAGATGCCAGCGCAGACCGTCACGTACAGTACGCATTCCGCACTCAGCCAGCGCGACAAAATCTTTCTGTGCCCAGCGGTCGTGCCCGGTGGCGTGAAGCAGGTCGAGTCGCACACCGTCACCTCGTCGATGGCTGGCGCACTCGAATCCGCCGATGAAAAAACTGTCGAACAGACCGCCCATGCTCAACCTCGCGCAGGCTGTTCGATCGGTTCGGGAGGCGGCTCAGGGAAGTCATGGGCCAGCCGCTGGTACAACGCCAATGCCTGGCCCACGACCTGGTCCATGTTGTAATACTTGTAAGTGCCCAGCCGCCCAAGGAAAGTGACCTCATCCGACTGATCGGCCAATGCCTTGTAACGCTTGTACAACTCGGCATTTTCGGGTCGGGGAATGGGGTAATAAGGATCGCCTTCGGCACTTGGAAACTCATAGCTGAGACTGGTTCTGGCGTGCAGTTGACCGGTAAGGTGCTTGTATTCGGTGATGCGCGTATGAGGGACCGCCTCATCCGGGTAGTTGACCACCGCCACCGATTGAAACTGCGCCTGATCAACGGTCTTGTGCTCGAAACGCAACGACCGATACGGAAGACGGCCATAGCAATAACCGAAGTATTCATCAATCGGCCCGCAATAGATCAAATGCGAATACTTCACCGCCGTGCGGACATCGGCAAAGTCGACCCCCAGTACGGTATCGATAAGCGGATGGTTGAGTATCCGCTCAAACATGTGCGTGTAACCGTGCAGCGGCATTTTCTGAAAAGTATCTGTGAAATAACGATTGTCCGAGTTAGTGCGGGTAGGCACTCGGGCGGTAACCGACCGATCCAGTTGCGAGGGATCCAGCCCCCATTGTTTGCGGGTGTAGCCACGGAAAAACTTCTCGTACAGCTCCCGACCAATCTGATTGATCACAACGTCTTCGGAGGTTCTTATCGTCTCGACAGGCTCGGCACGGCTGGCAAGAAACGCTTCGGCTTCTCGTTCATTCATCTGTAAGCCGTACAGGCTGTTGAGCGTATCGAGGTTGATCGGAACAGGCAGCAGTTGGTCGTCTACGCTGGCAAGCACGCGGTGTTCGTAATCGCGCCATTCGGTAAATCGTGAGAGGTATTCCACAATCCGCTCAGCGTTGGTGTGGAATATATGTGGCCCGTATCGATGAACCAACACCCCGGCGCTGTCCAGGTGATCGTAAGCGTTACCCGCGATATGTGGACGTCGGTCGATGAGCAAAACGCGCTTACTCGATCCAGCCGCCAGCCTTTCCGCCAACACACTGCCTGCAAAACCTGCACCGACGATCAGAAAGTCATAGGGCGTCTTTTCACACGCGGCTGATTCGAGATTTATCCGAGGCATTCTATGTGCTCCCCGATGGCCACCAGGTCGATTTGCGCCTTCATGGCCGCGCACGTGTTGTCCCAAGACTCGCCGACCAACAACGCGTCAACTTTGCGAAGAAAATCAATAGTCCCTTTGTGCGCCAGTGCCTCTTGAATCGCGCGCGCAAACGCGTCGGCATCATCGGCAACGGCGACAACACCCGACTCACCATACGTTCTGACCACATCGGCAATCCGGGTTGATACCACCGGGCAGCCGCCAGCCAGGTATTCCGGCGTCTTGGTCGGGCTGATAAAGCGTGTGGAGTCGTTCAGCGCAAATGGCATCAACGCAACGTCCCAGCCAGACAGATAGGCTGGCAAGTCGTCATAGGACTTGCTGCCTAGATAATGGACGTTGGCCAAATGCGGCAGGCTTGCCGGGTCGATCTTCACCACCGGGCCGATCAAAACGATTTGCCAGTGCGGCTGCAACTCGGCCAGTTGTTGAATCAGCCCGATATCAAAACGTTCGTCAATGACGCCGAAAAAGCCGAGTCTTGGATAAGGAATGTACTGTTGATCCTCGGGGTCAGGCTGCACGTTGCGAGCGGCTGAAAAATGCCCGAAATCGACACTGCTGGGCATGGCGTGCGCGTTCGCATGCTGCCGACGCTTGGTCTCCCACAGGCTGAAGCCGCCAGTAAACACAACATCTGCGCGCTTCATCAACGCTTCTTCCTGTTCGACAAGCTCTGGCGGCGCACCTTTGAACGCAGACAATTCGTCCATGCAATCGAAGATCGTCACGTGCGCGCTGAGGTGATCGGTAAACGCCAGGCTCATCGGGGTGAAATACCACAACAGCAACTCACCAAAACGTTGTGCATCGATAAAACGATTCAGTAATACACGCTGTGCAGTGATCACCTCATCAGGCTGCATCTTCGAGGGCAGGTGCGGCACCAGTACTGTGACACCGCACGCTTGCGGCAACTGCTCAAGGCGGATATCAGGGGAGTCCGACAGAACAGGCTCCTCAAGAAACACC encodes:
- a CDS encoding family 1 glycosylhydrolase, translating into MGGLFDSFFIGGFECASHRRGDGVRLDLLHATGHDRWAQKDFVALAECGMRTVRDGLRWHLIEARPDCYDWSSFLPMLRAARHQGTQVIWDLCHYGYPDHLDVWRPQFVEHFARFAAAVAQVVKDEGETAPFYSPINEISFWSWAGGDMAYFNPASEQRGMELKHQLVRASIAAIDAVRTVEPNARFIQAEPLIHVVPATRSGADAAAAERYRLAQFEAWDLLSGRQWPGLGGRPEYLDILGVNFYPHNQWQLNGHKLTHDDPQYRPFQGMLSELHRRYARPILISETGAEDVQRLPWFNYVCAEVSKAVRAGVPVQGICWYPVLDYPGWDDGRYCPAGLLGYADGQGARAIFDPLQVALRENTLELAAVIREKNGKFAV
- the glf gene encoding UDP-galactopyranose mutase — protein: MPRINLESAACEKTPYDFLIVGAGFAGSVLAERLAAGSSKRVLLIDRRPHIAGNAYDHLDSAGVLVHRYGPHIFHTNAERIVEYLSRFTEWRDYEHRVLASVDDQLLPVPINLDTLNSLYGLQMNEREAEAFLASRAEPVETIRTSEDVVINQIGRELYEKFFRGYTRKQWGLDPSQLDRSVTARVPTRTNSDNRYFTDTFQKMPLHGYTHMFERILNHPLIDTVLGVDFADVRTAVKYSHLIYCGPIDEYFGYCYGRLPYRSLRFEHKTVDQAQFQSVAVVNYPDEAVPHTRITEYKHLTGQLHARTSLSYEFPSAEGDPYYPIPRPENAELYKRYKALADQSDEVTFLGRLGTYKYYNMDQVVGQALALYQRLAHDFPEPPPEPIEQPARG
- a CDS encoding glycosyltransferase family 1 protein, encoding MNGVQTIQSETLALTRVEAVVRPLLLCLSHLRWGFVYQRPQHIMSRMAQDYQVVFLEEPVLSDSPDIRLEQLPQACGVTVLVPHLPSKMQPDEVITAQRVLLNRFIDAQRFGELLLWYFTPMSLAFTDHLSAHVTIFDCMDELSAFKGAPPELVEQEEALMKRADVVFTGGFSLWETKRRQHANAHAMPSSVDFGHFSAARNVQPDPEDQQYIPYPRLGFFGVIDERFDIGLIQQLAELQPHWQIVLIGPVVKIDPASLPHLANVHYLGSKSYDDLPAYLSGWDVALMPFALNDSTRFISPTKTPEYLAGGCPVVSTRIADVVRTYGESGVVAVADDADAFARAIQEALAHKGTIDFLRKVDALLVGESWDNTCAAMKAQIDLVAIGEHIECLG